TCAGTTATTTAAAGACAAGTATCAATATGGTGTATTTGAACTTCCTGAAGGTGCAGTAGTAAGACACCATGATATAAAATGGGTTGAACAATGTGTAAATTCATTTGAAAAACTGATTTTAAAACAAGTAGTGTATACAACTATGAATGGAAATAACTCAAATGGGTATTACTTTATTGGCAGAAAGCATAAATAGACAAACTAATACACATTATCCTTATTTAATATTAAAGTATAAAAATAAAATATTGACTCTAACATGGTATGAGGCATTATTCTTAAATTGTAATTAGCAGTGATATTTTTAGGGAGTTGATTCTATGTTTAAAATTGGAGATTTTTCTAAACTAACAATGGTATCTATACGGATGCTTCGATATTATGATGAGGCAGGACTTTTTAAACCTGCTCAAATAGATACCTTCACTGGATATAGATATTATTCAGCTAAGCAAATTACTAAGCTTAATCTCATTAAGAGATACTATACCATCATATGATGTAGAAGGAATTCTCTGGCAAAAGTTAGGTGAATATATCCAACATAAAAAAATTTCTTGTACTAATATTGCTTATGCCACCTATCATGATGAAGATTATAAAGAAGGGCCAGTTGACGTGGAAGTTGCAGTTGTTGTTGAAAAATTATTAAATGATGCTGATGGTTTTACTTTCAAAGAAACTGTACCAATAGACCAGGTTGTAAGCATCTTAGTTCCAGGTGAATTTTCAAATATTGCTCCTGCATATAATTATCTTGGACAATGGATTGAAGAAAATGAATATGGTATATGTAGTAGTGCCCGTGAATTGCCTCTAAAAGGACCTTGTAATGAATCAAATCCTAGTGATTACCTAACTGAAATACAAGTCCCAGTAAAAAAAATATAGTAATATATTGTATAAAATAGTATAATTCTTAAGTAAACATAGGCGTCACCGCCCATGTTCCTCTGCAAAACCGTACGTGCCCTATTAAGGCATACGGCTTTTCACATCATATTAATCATCTATAGAATAAACTTACGCTTATTTTCGGTTCTAATAACGGAAAAGTTCTCAATAAACCATTGTAAAATGTTTCTATTGTATAGCTCTTCCTTTGGCTTCTTCTATTTAACCATTTAAAGAGCAACCATTTTACAACATTTTGATAGCACTTCACACTTCTTGTATTATCAGTGACCCCATAATACTGATAGTGTCCTCTTAGTTTCTGATTAATTTTCTTAATCAATTCACCTACTGGCATTATCCTATTCTTCTTAATCCATTCTTTCATAGTCTTAACTTTACTTCTGAATTTCTTCTTACTAGTCTTAACCTTACATCGAAAGAATCCTTTCTTACCATCTTCACTACAATAGAATGTAAATCCAAGAAAGTCAAAGGTTTCTGGCTTTCTTAATCCTCGATTTGCTCTATTTTTCTTTGCAAATCTACCAAACTCTAGTATCTTAGTTTTCTCTAAAGCAAATTCTAATCCAAATTTATCGAATCTTTCTATTAGCTTTTGATAAAACCCATCTGCCTCCCATTTATTTTGAAAGCAACATACAAAATCATCACAATATCTTATCAAATAGGCTTCGCCTTTGCATTTCCTTTTGATTTTGACAGCAAACCAATAGTCCAGTACATAATGTAAATATATATTTGCAAGAACTGGAGATGCTCCATTACCTTGCGGTGTTCCTCGTTCACTGTCTAGGTATTTACCATTTTCCATTATTCCAGCTTTTAAGAATTTCTTAATTATCTCTATAAATTTCTTATCTGCAATATCATGTTCCAGGAACTTTATTAACCATTCATGATCAACATTATTAAAGAATCCTTTTATATCAGCTTCAACAATGTAACTCACCTTATGATATTGAACATCCTCTATGATTTCTCTAATTGCTTGATGGCAGTTTCTATTTGGTCTAAATCCATAGGATTCATTAAAGAATTTAGGTTCATATACTTCTATTAATATCTTTGCTATTACGTTTTCTACTAGCTTATCTTCATAGCAAGATATTCCTAGAGGTCTCATCTTCTTGCTTCCGTCTTTTGGAATATACGTTCTTCTTATAGGTTCTGGCTGATAGCTCCCATTTCTCATTTGCTTTAACAAACGTTCCACATTAGCTTTTAGATTTACAGAATAATCATCTTTTGATACTCCATCAATGCCTTTTGCTTTCTTTCTATCCATTTCTTTATGGCTAGCTATAATAGCACTTTCATTGATATAATATGCAAGGTTTTGAACCTTTCCATCTAATCTAGCTTTTTCTATATTATATTGTATTCCAAGTAGCTCATTAATCATGTTCTTCAGCTCTCCTGTCTGCATAATTTGAAGCTCACTTGAAGCTATGTTGTGCTAACCCCTTCCCTCCGCCTGCTTTCACAGATTTCTACAGTACTATGAGTTAGTCGGACTTCCTATAATGCTTTTGCTCATCTTGCTCGTTCCCTTACTTGATTTTGCATACTAATTTCTCAGACATTATAGGATCTCAGCTGTTCTAATAACATACTTATCATCAAACTCGCCAAGCACTCAGACCCCGGAAGAGTTATATAAATCTTACCATATTGATTTGTATAATGTTGTCTGCTACACAAATAATTGTATCGACCTCTTCATTTAGATAATAATTTCGCGGCTCAATAGCTTCACTTTCGTTTTGGCTCGTTTTCTCCCTGTCCTACGCTTAAATCTAACGTTACCGATTCGACTCCAAGGACTCGGTACAGGCTACTGGTTAGGCATTACCTGATAGGATTTTCCTACTATATGTTAATAACTTACTAATGCCAACCGAATCACTTCCGTTGGCAAGAGGAAACATCACGCACTCGCATGCTGCTTCGCAGCTCGCACTATTTGTACAATATACAGATAAATTATACCATTTTATAAGGGAGAATGTGTATTATGAAGGAATCAACTATTACAACTACATTTAAAGCCGATATTAAAAAAGTATGGGAAGTAGTTACAAATAACAATAAATATGAATGGCGGAGTGATTTAAGTAAAATTGATGTTTCAGAAGATGGAAACTCTTTTACAGAATATACAAAAAATAATTTTCCTACTAAATTTAACATTACTTTAAAAAAGCCTTATGAGCGATATGAATTTGATATGTCTAACAAAAATATGGAAGGTCATTGGATTGGAGCTTTTAGTCCTGCTAATAATGGTACCCAGATTGAGTTTACAGAAAAGGTATCAGTAAATAATCCTATAATGAATTTGTTTGCAGGTTTGTATCTAAAAAAACAGCAGTCACTTTATATAGCAGATTTAAAAAAGGAATTAGGTGAATAATTTCATATTATTACTTTTATGTTGCTATGATGCGTTTATACATTATTTCTGCTGCATCTTTTGCTGAAATTTCATTTACATCTATTTTATCTGTATCCATTTTCAGATAATTGTTTAATCTGGGCACACTTCTATCAATAACATCTTCTGTTCTGGTTCCATTTTCAATATCTTTTGTAATTCGTTCAATTAATGATTTTTCTGAACATATAAGAGAAAACTTGTAAACCTTACAGCCCCTTTTGTTTATTCTAGATAGTACATCATCAAGAATACTCTGCATATGCATTACCCAACAAAATATAATATTTTCATATTCCGAACATGAAATGAAATTATTTAGCATATATGTAATATTATTAATTACCATCCTTTTAGTTTCATCCGTAACAATGAAAGGTGACATATTCCAGCACCAATCACCATCAAGAAAGACACATTTAGGCAGCAGTTTTTGTAACTCTTTACTTGCTGCTGTCTTTCCTACACCCATTGTTCCATTTATGAAAATAAGATTTTTTATCATTTTACCTTTATTATTCATAATCAATTACTTCCAGCTTTCATAATGTATAATTTCTTCCAGTTTCTTTCGTGGACGAGGTTTAGGCTTTTCATCTGCATAACCAAGTGTGATAATTCCAATTACATATTTATCATCAGGTATATTTAAAATTGGTCTTATTTCATTTTGTATAAACCATCCGACCCAGCAAGTACCTAACCCCATGTTATTAGCTCCAAGCAATATATGTTCTACAGAAATTGAAGTATCTCTAATTATCTGTTTAAGTTCCTCTTCCGGACTGTTTTCATCCAATGACACAGCTATTTTCTCATCTATTCTGCAGCGTATGTCTGCTACACAAGCAATAAAAACTGGAGCAGAAAGCATCCATTTCTGATTATGACATACTCGTGATATTTTTTGCCTATTTGATTCTGATTTTACCACAATAAAATGCCACGGTTGAGTATTACTTCCTGATGGAGCAAGCCTTGCACCTTCAATCAACTGCAGTATTTTTTCATTTTCAACTTCTCTATCTATGTATTTTCTTATACTCCTGCGTGCTGAAATCTCTTCAATCATATCATCCACTTCCCTTCTTAACAATTATTTTAACATAACATTATATATTAGCAAAATGTACACATAGTCTTGTAACTTTCAAATTTCATAGTATAATTTTATACAAATATTCAATACATTGAATTGAAATGGATTAGGCTGTGCCCTTCTTGTTTTTCATTTTTGCAACAAATATCATTTTCAAACTCATAGGTATCCAATTTTTTATTTTGTTTGTAATTCCAGGTACAGTAATATTTTTATTCTTCATAAATCTCCTATAAGCATATCCTGCAACACTTTCAGCAGTCATTGCACTTTTGGG
The genomic region above belongs to Clostridium sp. AWRP and contains:
- a CDS encoding nitroreductase family protein — translated: MIEEISARRSIRKYIDREVENEKILQLIEGARLAPSGSNTQPWHFIVVKSESNRQKISRVCHNQKWMLSAPVFIACVADIRCRIDEKIAVSLDENSPEEELKQIIRDTSISVEHILLGANNMGLGTCWVGWFIQNEIRPILNIPDDKYVIGIITLGYADEKPKPRPRKKLEEIIHYESWK
- the ltrA gene encoding group II intron reverse transcriptase/maturase — encoded protein: MINELLGIQYNIEKARLDGKVQNLAYYINESAIIASHKEMDRKKAKGIDGVSKDDYSVNLKANVERLLKQMRNGSYQPEPIRRTYIPKDGSKKMRPLGISCYEDKLVENVIAKILIEVYEPKFFNESYGFRPNRNCHQAIREIIEDVQYHKVSYIVEADIKGFFNNVDHEWLIKFLEHDIADKKFIEIIKKFLKAGIMENGKYLDSERGTPQGNGASPVLANIYLHYVLDYWFAVKIKRKCKGEAYLIRYCDDFVCCFQNKWEADGFYQKLIERFDKFGLEFALEKTKILEFGRFAKKNRANRGLRKPETFDFLGFTFYCSEDGKKGFFRCKVKTSKKKFRSKVKTMKEWIKKNRIMPVGELIKKINQKLRGHYQYYGVTDNTRSVKCYQNVVKWLLFKWLNRRSQRKSYTIETFYNGLLRTFPLLEPKISVSLFYR
- a CDS encoding MerR family DNA-binding transcriptional regulator; amino-acid sequence: MFKIGDFSKLTMVSIRMLRYYDEAGLFKPAQIDTFTGYRYYSAKQITKLNLIKRYYTII
- a CDS encoding GyrI-like domain-containing protein, with product MAYATYHDEDYKEGPVDVEVAVVVEKLLNDADGFTFKETVPIDQVVSILVPGEFSNIAPAYNYLGQWIEENEYGICSSARELPLKGPCNESNPSDYLTEIQVPVKKI
- a CDS encoding AAA family ATPase gives rise to the protein MKNLIFINGTMGVGKTAASKELQKLLPKCVFLDGDWCWNMSPFIVTDETKRMVINNITYMLNNFISCSEYENIIFCWVMHMQSILDDVLSRINKRGCKVYKFSLICSEKSLIERITKDIENGTRTEDVIDRSVPRLNNYLKMDTDKIDVNEISAKDAAEIMYKRIIAT
- a CDS encoding SRPBCC family protein, translated to MKESTITTTFKADIKKVWEVVTNNNKYEWRSDLSKIDVSEDGNSFTEYTKNNFPTKFNITLKKPYERYEFDMSNKNMEGHWIGAFSPANNGTQIEFTEKVSVNNPIMNLFAGLYLKKQQSLYIADLKKELGE